Proteins encoded within one genomic window of Polynucleobacter duraquae:
- a CDS encoding NAD(P)H-hydrate dehydratase — translation MALLHPNSSRILCYEAAHQSDTMDMTPPRELKSLELITRLKRAPSEHKGSAGKVLLVGGAPGMAGALMLSGKAALHLGAGWTILEMLDPTSAHALPEQAELMVRLASFNARVQLETTAPDVIAIGPGLGFSALAKDWLIASLCFPKVPLVIDADALNLIADNPEFLDLLKQRNTAFPGMTVLTPHPGEAAHLLNITAAAIQANRTAALSDLVKLTNSIVVLKGQHTLVASPLHPVEQCSQGNPGMAIGGMGDVLTGTIAALAAQGIRHNLDLWESSCIGIQLHATAADSLVAQQIGPIGLTPSELILEMRNLLNKLL, via the coding sequence ATGGCATTACTCCACCCCAACTCTTCACGCATACTCTGCTATGAAGCCGCTCATCAGAGCGATACTATGGATATGACACCCCCTAGAGAACTGAAATCTCTCGAACTCATCACTCGGCTTAAGCGAGCACCCTCAGAACATAAAGGGAGTGCGGGTAAGGTGCTACTCGTTGGCGGTGCGCCGGGTATGGCTGGAGCTCTCATGTTGTCGGGTAAGGCTGCACTTCATCTAGGGGCGGGTTGGACTATTCTAGAAATGCTAGATCCCACATCTGCTCATGCACTACCGGAACAAGCCGAGCTCATGGTCCGCCTTGCCAGCTTTAATGCCCGAGTTCAATTAGAAACTACCGCACCAGATGTTATTGCGATTGGGCCAGGCCTTGGTTTTTCTGCACTAGCTAAAGATTGGTTAATAGCCTCACTATGTTTTCCAAAAGTGCCCCTTGTGATTGACGCCGATGCACTCAATTTGATTGCCGATAACCCAGAATTTTTAGATCTCCTCAAGCAGCGTAATACAGCATTTCCAGGCATGACCGTACTTACTCCACATCCCGGGGAGGCAGCACATCTTCTTAACATCACTGCAGCCGCGATACAAGCAAATCGCACTGCAGCTCTCTCTGATTTAGTCAAACTCACTAATTCTATTGTTGTTCTCAAAGGTCAACATACGCTAGTTGCTTCGCCTCTTCACCCAGTAGAGCAGTGCTCTCAAGGCAACCCCGGTATGGCCATTGGTGGCATGGGCGATGTCTTAACCGGCACTATCGCAGCCCTTGCAGCCCAAGGCATCCGCCATAATCTGGATCTGTGGGAGTCTAGCTGTATTGGGATACAACTACACGCTACTGCAGCCGATAGTTTGGTAGCGCAGCAAATTGGCCCCATTGGACTTACTCCATCAGAGCTTATTTTGGAGATGCGGAATCTACTCAACAAGCTGTTATAA
- a CDS encoding DMT family transporter: MPQIPLSTVFYLSLATLLWAGNAIAGRVLVGSISPITLSAVRWGLAALLLLPLGWRILKPSSALWQNKSRFLVLGLLGVGSYNVLLYLALQTSTAINVTLIGASMPIWMLLIGAAFYQVRPKLLQLLGAVVSLVGVTVVLTRGEPASLLSMEVVMGDLLIMLATILWAFYSWMISRPGKSTERQWPWAEFLMAQVLIGFLWTMLFEGAEIATGHAFIDLNYWTGALILFVAIGPSLIAYRCWGLGVNGAGPTVAAFFANLIPLFTALLSAAILGDPPQLFHGLAFVLIVVGILVSSARQKST; the protein is encoded by the coding sequence ATGCCTCAAATACCCCTCTCAACTGTCTTTTATTTATCGCTTGCGACCCTCCTCTGGGCGGGTAATGCAATTGCTGGACGGGTCCTAGTAGGAAGCATTTCGCCGATCACGCTCAGTGCTGTCCGCTGGGGTCTGGCGGCTCTACTGCTACTGCCTCTTGGCTGGCGGATCCTAAAGCCAAGTAGCGCCCTGTGGCAAAACAAGAGTCGCTTCCTTGTTTTGGGATTATTGGGGGTGGGTAGCTATAACGTGCTCTTGTATCTCGCCTTGCAAACCTCGACGGCTATTAATGTCACCCTCATTGGTGCGAGCATGCCAATCTGGATGCTACTGATTGGCGCCGCCTTTTATCAAGTGAGACCGAAGCTGCTACAGCTCTTGGGTGCAGTTGTCTCCTTAGTGGGCGTTACCGTTGTCCTCACGCGGGGTGAGCCTGCCAGTCTCTTGAGTATGGAAGTCGTAATGGGGGATTTACTCATTATGTTAGCCACGATTCTCTGGGCCTTTTATAGCTGGATGATTAGCCGCCCGGGAAAAAGTACTGAGCGACAGTGGCCCTGGGCTGAGTTTTTGATGGCGCAGGTCTTAATTGGATTCTTATGGACGATGTTGTTTGAGGGTGCGGAAATTGCTACGGGGCATGCCTTTATTGATCTCAATTACTGGACTGGGGCTTTGATCTTATTTGTGGCCATTGGTCCCTCCTTAATTGCTTATCGCTGCTGGGGTTTGGGGGTGAATGGTGCTGGACCGACGGTGGCAGCATTTTTTGCCAACCTCATACCCTTATTTACAGCGCTCCTGTCTGCTGCCATCCTAGGGGACCCACCTCAGCTTTTCCATGGCTTAGCTTTCGTCCTAATTGTGGTCGGAATACTGGTTTCATCCGCAAGGCAGAAAAGCACCTAA
- a CDS encoding DMT family transporter gives MQSVSEILHHRRYLYGLLMAGLGSILFSGKAILIKLAFGYGANAETLIALRMLIALPLFWGIYWWQAHRQVMSPLTLKDQIKIFSLGFMGYFLSSYLDFLGLQYISVGLERIVLYLTPTIVLLISYFVLNKAISRLQWYALAVGYLGVIVVFIQDASSTGSMALLGMLLVFASACSYAIYMIGSGEMVRRVGSVRLVVYASSASAFMSVIQILIYDPAAVFVQAPQIYWLSLLNASLCTVIPMLLIMIAINRIGSPLVAQAGILGPVSTLFMGWIVLSEPITWLQIGGMGLVMGAMWLLVRNDAPNKQQDPNNTKPIDPEGANPLS, from the coding sequence ATGCAATCAGTCAGTGAAATTCTTCATCATCGCCGTTACCTCTACGGCCTCTTAATGGCCGGACTCGGCTCCATTCTGTTTTCCGGTAAGGCCATTCTGATTAAACTTGCTTTTGGCTACGGTGCAAATGCTGAGACCCTGATTGCTTTAAGGATGCTGATAGCGCTTCCACTTTTTTGGGGAATTTATTGGTGGCAAGCGCATAGGCAAGTCATGAGTCCACTGACATTGAAAGATCAAATCAAGATATTTTCCCTAGGCTTTATGGGCTACTTTCTTTCCAGCTATCTTGATTTTTTAGGCCTGCAATACATTTCCGTTGGACTAGAACGTATTGTGCTTTACCTTACGCCCACGATCGTGTTATTAATTTCTTATTTTGTACTAAACAAAGCCATTAGTCGCTTACAGTGGTATGCATTAGCAGTGGGCTACCTTGGCGTGATCGTCGTATTTATCCAAGATGCTAGCTCGACAGGATCAATGGCATTGCTCGGCATGCTACTGGTCTTTGCTAGCGCGTGCTCATATGCGATCTATATGATTGGTTCCGGAGAAATGGTCAGACGTGTCGGTAGCGTTCGCTTAGTTGTCTATGCAAGTTCTGCATCAGCATTCATGAGCGTCATTCAAATTTTGATTTATGATCCAGCTGCTGTTTTTGTACAGGCACCGCAAATTTATTGGCTCAGCCTACTCAATGCAAGTCTATGCACAGTCATTCCGATGTTGTTAATTATGATTGCCATTAATCGCATCGGCTCGCCCCTCGTTGCCCAAGCTGGAATACTGGGCCCGGTCTCTACCCTATTTATGGGCTGGATCGTATTGTCTGAACCAATTACTTGGCTTCAAATAGGCGGGATGGGTTTGGTGATGGGGGCGATGTGGTTGCTAGTGCGCAACGATGCGCCGAACAAACAACAGGATCCGAACAATACAAAACCTATAGATCCTGAGGGAGCCAACCCCCTAAGTTAG
- a CDS encoding alkene reductase: MSGKEIMFTPVKLGAIELKNHLVMAPLTRMRAIDGDVPHPLAKTYYEQRASAGLIISEATQISAIGKGYPATPGIYSAEQTAAWKEIVSAVHARGGKMIAQLWHVGRISHSSLHPEQGIPEAPSAIAPAGQTYGADWKLHDYETPKAMTAEDIARLLKDFELAAVNAKAAGFDGVEIHSANGYLLDQFLQDKTNQRTDGYGGSIENRMRLLGEVIESVSKVYPSDRIGVRLSPYGSFNDMADSDPVALFTAVMQKLNGYHLSYVHMIEPRSTSAGGNDQVNVEAPITSEMFRAAYQGQFISAGGYDQAMGEAVLEAGLADAVAYGRLYISNPDLAERFAQGATLNAYNRATFYGGAEVGYTDYPTL, encoded by the coding sequence ATGTCCGGAAAAGAAATCATGTTTACCCCCGTCAAACTTGGCGCGATTGAATTAAAGAATCACCTTGTGATGGCGCCGCTTACCAGAATGCGTGCCATTGATGGGGATGTGCCACATCCTCTCGCAAAAACTTACTATGAGCAAAGGGCAAGTGCGGGCCTCATCATCAGCGAAGCAACGCAAATTTCTGCTATTGGTAAAGGCTATCCAGCAACGCCTGGGATCTATTCTGCAGAGCAAACAGCTGCCTGGAAAGAGATTGTGAGTGCGGTACATGCCAGAGGTGGCAAGATGATTGCGCAGTTGTGGCATGTTGGACGTATTTCCCATTCTTCTTTACATCCCGAGCAGGGTATCCCTGAAGCTCCATCTGCCATTGCGCCTGCTGGCCAAACTTATGGTGCTGATTGGAAGTTGCACGATTACGAAACGCCTAAGGCGATGACCGCCGAAGACATTGCCCGTCTTCTGAAAGACTTTGAGCTAGCTGCTGTTAATGCTAAGGCGGCAGGTTTTGACGGTGTAGAAATTCATTCTGCGAATGGCTATTTACTCGATCAGTTTTTGCAAGATAAAACCAATCAACGCACCGATGGTTATGGTGGTTCAATTGAAAATCGCATGCGCTTATTGGGCGAAGTGATTGAATCTGTTTCCAAGGTGTACCCCAGTGATCGTATCGGTGTGCGCTTATCACCATACGGTAGCTTTAATGATATGGCTGACAGCGATCCAGTTGCCTTGTTTACTGCAGTGATGCAGAAACTTAATGGCTATCACTTGTCTTATGTTCACATGATTGAACCGCGTTCCACAAGCGCGGGTGGCAATGATCAAGTTAACGTAGAAGCGCCTATTACCTCAGAGATGTTCCGTGCAGCCTATCAGGGTCAATTTATTAGTGCCGGCGGATATGATCAGGCTATGGGTGAAGCTGTTTTAGAGGCTGGCTTGGCAGATGCAGTGGCCTATGGACGTTTGTATATCTCTAATCCGGATTTGGCTGAGCGCTTTGCTCAGGGCGCAACGCTGAATGCTTATAACCGCGCAACTTTTTACGGTGGGGCAGAAGTCGGATACACAGATTACCCAACACTCTAA
- a CDS encoding FAD-dependent oxidoreductase yields MDHQNQSSPSGIVIIGSGLAGYTVIRELRKIDKEIPITLITREPGYFYSKPMLSTALGSSKSAEQLVSTNAEGMATQLDITILGDADVTAIDTDAQTVATSKGNISYGKLVLGLGADQIRLPIKGNAANEVITVNDLEDYAQFRKTIEGKKRIAILGAGLIGCEFANDLVLGSYVVDVIDLAPQALGRLLPETAARALQTKLSEVGVRWHFGTTVQSIDRSGDTLSITLANGSAINSDAFLSAVGLRPRLDLAQAAGIATDEGITVNRQLETSAHNVYAIGDCAEVEGLVLPYVMPIMQAARALAPNLLGQATALSYPAMPVMVKTPALPTIVSPPAKGAIGDWKINAVEGGLEARFESSDGKLLGFALMGTATAQRGALTKELPSIL; encoded by the coding sequence TTGGATCATCAGAATCAATCATCCCCATCGGGGATTGTCATTATTGGTAGTGGCCTAGCTGGCTACACCGTCATTCGTGAGCTTCGCAAAATCGATAAGGAAATTCCAATTACCTTAATAACAAGGGAGCCAGGCTACTTTTACTCTAAGCCAATGCTCTCTACAGCATTAGGAAGCAGCAAATCTGCAGAGCAATTAGTCTCCACTAATGCTGAGGGCATGGCAACACAGCTTGACATTACGATTTTGGGCGATGCTGATGTCACTGCAATTGATACTGACGCACAAACAGTTGCTACCTCTAAAGGCAACATTTCCTACGGGAAGTTAGTGCTAGGATTGGGGGCTGATCAAATTCGCCTACCTATAAAAGGTAATGCGGCTAATGAAGTGATCACCGTCAATGACTTGGAAGACTACGCGCAGTTTCGTAAGACGATTGAGGGTAAAAAACGTATCGCTATTTTAGGTGCGGGCCTCATTGGATGCGAGTTTGCGAATGATTTAGTTTTAGGCTCATATGTAGTAGATGTCATTGACTTAGCGCCACAGGCTTTGGGTAGACTACTTCCCGAGACTGCAGCTCGAGCACTTCAGACTAAGCTTAGCGAAGTAGGTGTACGTTGGCATTTCGGCACTACCGTGCAATCGATTGATCGAAGTGGTGACACTCTCTCAATTACGCTTGCTAACGGATCAGCAATTAATAGCGATGCATTTCTATCGGCTGTCGGTTTAAGGCCACGCCTAGATTTAGCTCAAGCAGCCGGAATTGCAACAGATGAAGGCATTACAGTAAATCGCCAACTAGAGACTAGCGCTCATAATGTTTATGCCATTGGCGACTGCGCCGAAGTCGAGGGCTTAGTCCTTCCTTACGTGATGCCGATCATGCAGGCTGCACGGGCTTTAGCCCCTAACCTCCTTGGACAAGCCACCGCCCTCAGCTATCCCGCTATGCCGGTGATGGTGAAGACCCCCGCCCTACCAACCATTGTTTCGCCACCGGCTAAGGGTGCAATCGGTGACTGGAAAATCAATGCGGTAGAAGGTGGTCTTGAGGCGCGCTTTGAATCTAGTGACGGCAAGCTTCTGGGCTTTGCTCTAATGGGTACAGCTACTGCACAACGTGGTGCATTGACAAAAGAGTTGCCATCAATCTTGTAA
- a CDS encoding aminotransferase class V-fold PLP-dependent enzyme, with protein sequence MPGLLPNVDPDGLLEFSVVYTDRSLNHMSEEFKKVIVDISSVLKDAYNASSAVIVPGSGTFGMEAVARQFANNEKCLILRNGWFSYRWTQIFDLANITKDITVIKGRQLEDATQGVFAPAPIEEVVAFIKKEKPAVVFAPHVETSAGIILPDDYLKAVGEAVRSVNGLFVLDCIASGATWVDMKACNIDLLITAPQKGWSSSPCCAMVAMSDRARERIESTQSTSFSMDLKKWLQIMEAYEKGGHVYHTTMPTDALKILRNVMKETQSLGFAALKAKQLELGDKVRALLVSNGYNSVAAKGFQSPGVVVSYTKDPDIQSGKKFIALGMQTAAGVPLQCDERLDFRTFRLGLFGLEKLAHVDRTVDHLATALEKITETEAQPA encoded by the coding sequence ATGCCAGGCTTGCTCCCGAATGTTGATCCAGACGGTCTCTTAGAGTTCTCGGTTGTTTACACCGACCGCTCGCTCAATCACATGTCTGAAGAATTCAAAAAAGTCATCGTGGATATTTCTAGCGTCCTGAAAGATGCTTACAACGCAAGTTCTGCAGTGATCGTTCCGGGTAGCGGCACTTTTGGTATGGAAGCCGTTGCTCGTCAATTTGCCAATAACGAAAAATGTCTTATTTTGCGCAACGGTTGGTTTAGCTATCGCTGGACTCAGATTTTTGATTTAGCCAATATCACCAAAGACATTACCGTTATTAAAGGTAGGCAATTGGAAGATGCTACGCAAGGTGTATTTGCCCCTGCGCCGATCGAAGAAGTAGTGGCTTTTATTAAAAAGGAAAAGCCAGCAGTTGTTTTCGCTCCTCACGTAGAAACTTCTGCAGGCATTATTTTGCCGGATGACTATCTCAAGGCAGTGGGTGAAGCAGTCCGTTCTGTTAATGGTTTATTTGTACTCGATTGCATCGCATCAGGCGCAACTTGGGTAGATATGAAGGCTTGCAATATCGACTTGTTAATCACTGCCCCTCAAAAAGGTTGGAGTAGTTCACCTTGCTGTGCAATGGTGGCTATGAGTGATAGAGCACGCGAGCGCATTGAATCAACTCAAAGTACTAGCTTCTCAATGGATCTGAAGAAGTGGCTTCAAATTATGGAAGCCTATGAAAAGGGTGGTCACGTGTATCACACTACTATGCCAACTGATGCCCTCAAAATCTTGCGCAACGTGATGAAAGAAACTCAGTCTTTAGGTTTTGCTGCACTCAAAGCGAAGCAACTAGAGTTGGGTGATAAGGTTCGCGCCTTATTGGTATCCAATGGCTATAACTCGGTTGCAGCCAAAGGCTTTCAGTCTCCTGGTGTAGTAGTGAGCTACACCAAGGATCCGGATATTCAGTCAGGTAAAAAGTTTATTGCTCTTGGCATGCAAACAGCAGCTGGCGTACCCTTGCAGTGTGATGAACGTCTAGACTTCCGTACATTCCGCCTCGGTTTATTTGGCCTAGAGAAGTTGGCTCATGTTGACCGCACAGTAGATCATCTTGCAACAGCACTAGAAAAAATTACCGAGACTGAAGCTCAGCCAGCTTAA
- the sodB gene encoding superoxide dismutase [Fe] yields the protein MEHTLPQLPYALDALSPFISKETLEFHYGKHHQTYVTNLNNLVKGTEFENASLEEIIKKSAGGVFNNAAQVWNHTFYWNSMKPNGGGAPTGPLADAINAKWGSFDKFKEEFTKCAVGTFGSGWAWLVKKADGTLDLVSTSNAATPLTTDAKPLMTCDVWEHAYYIDTRNARPKYVENFWNVVNWDFASKNFA from the coding sequence ATGGAACATACCTTACCTCAATTACCTTACGCATTAGATGCGCTTTCACCATTTATCTCAAAAGAAACGCTTGAGTTTCACTATGGCAAGCATCATCAAACGTATGTCACCAATTTAAATAATTTGGTTAAAGGTACAGAGTTCGAAAATGCTTCCCTTGAAGAGATTATTAAAAAGTCTGCCGGTGGTGTTTTCAATAACGCAGCTCAGGTCTGGAATCACACTTTTTACTGGAACAGCATGAAGCCAAATGGCGGTGGCGCACCAACAGGCCCTTTGGCCGATGCCATTAATGCCAAGTGGGGCTCATTCGATAAATTCAAAGAAGAATTTACAAAGTGTGCAGTTGGTACATTTGGATCTGGCTGGGCTTGGTTGGTTAAGAAGGCTGATGGTACTCTGGATTTGGTATCAACCAGTAACGCAGCGACACCATTGACTACCGATGCCAAGCCTTTGATGACTTGCGATGTTTGGGAGCACGCTTACTATATCGACACTCGTAACGCTCGTCCAAAGTACGTTGAAAATTTCTGGAATGTAGTGAACTGGGATTTTGCAAGCAAGAATTTTGCTTAA
- a CDS encoding rubredoxin, which yields MKSWQCIVCGFIYDEAKGLPEDGIPAGTAWADVPEDWECPDCGVSKSDFEMVQVS from the coding sequence ATGAAATCTTGGCAATGTATCGTATGTGGCTTCATCTATGACGAAGCGAAAGGCTTGCCTGAAGATGGCATTCCTGCCGGCACTGCTTGGGCTGACGTCCCTGAAGATTGGGAATGTCCAGATTGTGGCGTATCAAAATCTGACTTTGAAATGGTGCAAGTTTCTTAA
- a CDS encoding alpha-hydroxy acid oxidase → MTIITNIEDLRVLHQKRTPKMFYDYADSGSWTESTYRANESDFQKIKLRQRVAVNMVNRTTKTTMVGQEVAMPVALAPTGLTGMQHADGEILAARAAEKFGVPFCLSTMSICSIEDVAERTTKPFWFQLYVMKDRGFIERLIERAKAAKCSALVLTLDLQILGQRHKDLKNGLSAPPKLTIANIINMMTKPRWCMGMAMTPRRTFRNIVGHATGVGNMSSLSSWTAEQFDPGLSWDDVEWIKELWGGKLIIKGILDEEDARFAANSGADALIVSNHGGRQLDGAISSIKALPGIVDAVGKDIEVWMDGGIRSGQDVLKAWALGARGTLIGRPFLYGLGAMGEAGVTKCLELIHNELDITMAFTGHRDIQNVTKDILYPGTF, encoded by the coding sequence GTGACAATCATCACCAACATTGAAGATTTACGAGTTCTGCATCAGAAGCGCACCCCCAAGATGTTTTATGACTATGCAGACTCCGGGTCATGGACTGAATCCACCTACCGCGCGAATGAGTCAGATTTTCAGAAAATCAAACTGCGTCAACGCGTTGCCGTCAATATGGTTAACCGCACCACCAAAACAACCATGGTCGGACAAGAGGTTGCTATGCCAGTCGCATTAGCGCCTACCGGACTCACTGGCATGCAGCATGCTGATGGTGAAATTCTGGCGGCCCGCGCTGCAGAAAAATTTGGCGTCCCCTTCTGCCTTTCTACGATGAGTATTTGCTCGATTGAAGATGTGGCAGAACGTACTACTAAACCATTTTGGTTTCAGCTTTATGTCATGAAAGACCGCGGCTTTATTGAGCGCCTGATTGAGCGTGCCAAAGCAGCCAAATGCTCTGCCCTCGTTCTCACTTTAGATTTACAGATTCTGGGACAACGCCATAAGGATTTAAAAAATGGTTTGTCTGCACCACCAAAGTTGACGATCGCCAACATCATTAACATGATGACTAAGCCCCGCTGGTGTATGGGCATGGCAATGACCCCCCGCAGAACCTTTCGCAATATTGTTGGTCACGCCACTGGTGTTGGCAATATGTCCTCCCTCTCCTCTTGGACTGCCGAGCAGTTTGACCCAGGTCTGAGCTGGGATGATGTGGAGTGGATTAAGGAACTTTGGGGTGGCAAGTTAATTATTAAAGGTATCTTGGATGAAGAGGATGCCCGCTTTGCTGCTAATTCCGGTGCAGATGCCCTCATCGTTTCCAATCATGGCGGCCGTCAATTAGATGGTGCGATCTCCAGCATCAAAGCATTGCCCGGAATTGTCGATGCCGTTGGTAAAGATATTGAGGTCTGGATGGATGGCGGCATTCGTTCCGGACAAGATGTATTGAAAGCTTGGGCATTGGGAGCACGTGGCACATTAATTGGTCGCCCCTTCCTCTACGGTCTGGGTGCTATGGGCGAGGCCGGCGTCACAAAATGCTTGGAGCTTATCCATAATGAATTGGATATCACCATGGCATTTACAGGTCACCGTGATATCCAAAATGTGACTAAAGATATTTTGTATCCAGGAACTTTTTAA
- a CDS encoding hydrogen peroxide-inducible genes activator: MAALPSLRQLRYFVAVAQELNFTRAAEVCFVGQSTLSAGLKELEDVLGVRLVERDRQNVAITPIGVEILDRAKTILASSQDLVEYASASGEPMVGTIRLGVIPTIAPFLLPNVLPDIREHYPKLKIALREDLTANLLVRLADHQLDFALIALPYDTAGLLVKELFIDEFWLVAGANDPALKGKEIHLPTKMAERLLLLEEGHCLRDHTMQACKHSDIRNAEGMEATSLLTLLQMVESGMGIALLPEMAVKGGILNGTTLVARPLAPPAPKRVIALVARLSTAHHDEFQALAHSIESRFKSSPRISRGSRKSFQRV, translated from the coding sequence ATGGCTGCTCTACCTTCATTAAGACAGCTTCGCTATTTTGTAGCAGTTGCTCAAGAGCTGAATTTCACTAGAGCTGCAGAGGTCTGCTTTGTTGGCCAATCTACTCTCAGTGCCGGTTTAAAAGAACTTGAAGATGTTTTGGGGGTTCGCTTAGTGGAGCGGGATAGGCAAAATGTAGCCATCACTCCAATCGGTGTAGAGATTTTGGATAGGGCTAAGACCATCTTGGCCTCATCTCAAGATCTGGTGGAGTATGCAAGCGCCTCAGGCGAGCCAATGGTAGGGACAATTCGACTGGGGGTGATCCCGACCATTGCACCATTTTTATTACCAAATGTGTTGCCTGATATTCGGGAGCATTACCCTAAGCTAAAAATTGCTCTGCGTGAAGATTTAACCGCCAATCTATTGGTGCGCTTAGCGGATCATCAACTCGACTTTGCGTTAATTGCTTTGCCCTATGACACAGCCGGCCTTTTGGTGAAAGAGCTTTTTATAGATGAATTTTGGTTGGTTGCAGGTGCGAATGATCCCGCATTAAAAGGTAAGGAAATTCATTTGCCCACCAAAATGGCAGAGAGGCTGCTTTTGCTAGAGGAGGGTCATTGCCTGCGTGACCACACTATGCAAGCTTGTAAGCATTCTGATATTCGCAATGCTGAGGGTATGGAAGCTACTAGCTTACTTACGCTATTGCAAATGGTGGAGTCTGGCATGGGCATTGCACTCCTTCCTGAGATGGCGGTAAAAGGCGGGATTTTAAATGGTACGACATTGGTTGCCCGGCCTCTAGCACCGCCCGCTCCTAAAAGAGTCATTGCACTGGTTGCCCGCTTATCAACCGCCCATCATGATGAGTTCCAAGCGCTTGCCCACAGTATTGAGTCAAGATTTAAATCTAGCCCAAGAATTAGTCGGGGTAGTCGAAAGAGTTTTCAAAGAGTCTAG
- a CDS encoding urate hydroxylase PuuD codes for MSSIFTSLGRTVLAGFVLLALIVLALGANLGSIELPFLFRWIHVMVGVMWVGLLWYFNFVQIPSMAKIPDEQKPAIGKVIAPTALFWFRWAALLTVLSGLILSILNGYAHQAFTLQAPFRAIGLGMWIALIMAFNVWFIIWPNQKRALGIVAVEPDVKAKSARTAMLTSRFNTMLSIPMLFLMSAQSHNTTWFAIA; via the coding sequence ATGTCATCTATCTTTACCTCATTAGGCCGCACTGTTTTAGCTGGCTTTGTACTCCTCGCATTGATTGTCCTTGCCTTGGGTGCAAACCTCGGTTCGATTGAGTTGCCATTTTTATTCCGCTGGATTCACGTGATGGTTGGCGTAATGTGGGTAGGTTTACTTTGGTATTTCAATTTTGTGCAGATTCCATCAATGGCAAAGATTCCGGATGAGCAAAAGCCGGCAATTGGAAAAGTCATCGCTCCAACAGCGCTCTTTTGGTTTCGATGGGCCGCCTTATTGACTGTACTAAGCGGTTTAATCTTATCCATATTAAATGGATATGCGCATCAAGCATTCACTTTGCAGGCACCTTTCCGTGCCATCGGTTTAGGTATGTGGATCGCCTTGATCATGGCGTTTAATGTTTGGTTCATTATTTGGCCAAATCAAAAACGTGCATTAGGCATTGTTGCGGTTGAGCCTGATGTCAAAGCGAAGTCTGCACGCACTGCGATGTTGACCTCTCGCTTCAATACGATGCTTTCTATCCCAATGCTATTTTTGATGAGTGCTCAGTCACACAATACAACTTGGTTTGCGATTGCTTGA
- a CDS encoding LOG family protein: MSPRLPVNNAQTITDFLNLQKSQLAEDSSKDSYQFAFDDQAFLARRETLGLRFQLELLKPEILLHEQGIKHTITVFGSTRFISCDKAQDLEKQANTPETIAEAKRALLHCKYYDSAREFGSIVASYNATQSEDRNKLHIATGGGPGIMEAANRGAFEAGDKSIGFNISLPREQYPNPYLTPGLSFRFHYFAIRKMHFMLRARAIVAYPGGFGSFDELFEVLTLMQTKKVERFPIILVGKAFWLEVINFKQMLDHGVIDQADMDLIHFVETADEAWVVIRNWYQLA, translated from the coding sequence ATGAGTCCAAGACTCCCTGTAAATAACGCTCAAACAATTACTGATTTTTTGAATCTTCAAAAAAGCCAGTTGGCAGAAGACAGCTCTAAAGACTCCTATCAATTTGCGTTTGATGACCAAGCATTTTTGGCGCGTCGAGAAACTTTAGGATTGCGCTTTCAATTGGAATTACTCAAACCAGAGATCTTATTGCATGAGCAAGGTATTAAGCATACGATTACCGTTTTTGGATCCACCCGTTTTATATCTTGTGATAAAGCTCAAGATCTGGAAAAACAGGCCAATACCCCAGAGACGATAGCTGAAGCCAAACGCGCTTTACTGCACTGCAAGTATTACGATTCAGCTAGAGAGTTTGGGTCCATTGTTGCAAGCTACAACGCAACTCAATCCGAGGATCGGAACAAACTTCACATTGCCACTGGTGGAGGCCCCGGAATTATGGAGGCCGCTAATCGTGGTGCATTTGAAGCTGGGGATAAGAGCATTGGTTTTAATATCAGCCTGCCAAGAGAGCAGTATCCCAATCCCTACCTTACCCCGGGCTTGAGCTTTCGCTTTCATTATTTTGCGATTCGTAAAATGCATTTCATGCTCAGGGCAAGGGCGATTGTGGCCTACCCAGGCGGCTTTGGTTCCTTTGATGAGCTTTTTGAAGTGCTCACTTTGATGCAAACCAAAAAAGTGGAACGTTTCCCAATCATCTTGGTTGGAAAGGCATTTTGGCTGGAGGTGATCAACTTCAAGCAGATGCTGGATCATGGCGTAATAGATCAAGCGGATATGGATTTAATCCATTTTGTGGAAACTGCCGATGAGGCCTGGGTCGTGATTCGAAATTGGTATCAATTGGCCTAA